In the genome of Mucisphaera calidilacus, one region contains:
- a CDS encoding ParB/RepB/Spo0J family partition protein yields MTHHNNSTPHAPASSSNPSTTPTSTPNTLHNIPLEQLQQHPHNANVMRQRMIDKLARHISKTSHYPPIITRPLTRNTYQILDGHHRRRALQQLNHTHARCLVWDVDDAQALVYLATLNRLSGSDNPTRRGQLLTQLTRHIPLPDITPLLPEDRSAAEHLIQLTTTQPRLQPPTPPEQQTLAVHFFLTPPQRQRLDQTLRSLGGSRSDALMKLVEQHNH; encoded by the coding sequence ATGACACACCACAACAACTCAACACCGCACGCACCCGCGTCCTCGTCGAACCCGTCTACTACGCCCACATCAACCCCCAACACGCTCCACAACATCCCGCTTGAACAACTCCAGCAACACCCCCACAACGCCAACGTCATGCGCCAACGCATGATCGACAAACTCGCCCGACACATCAGCAAAACCAGCCACTACCCGCCCATCATCACCAGACCCCTCACCCGCAACACCTACCAGATCCTCGACGGTCACCACCGACGCCGAGCCCTCCAGCAACTCAACCACACCCACGCACGATGCCTCGTCTGGGACGTCGACGACGCTCAGGCACTCGTCTACCTCGCCACCCTCAATCGACTCTCAGGCTCCGACAACCCCACCCGACGCGGACAACTCCTCACCCAACTCACCCGACACATCCCCCTCCCCGATATCACACCCCTGCTCCCCGAAGACCGCTCCGCCGCAGAACACCTCATCCAACTCACCACCACCCAACCACGACTCCAACCACCCACACCCCCCGAACAACAAACCCTCGCCGTCCACTTCTTCCTCACACCACCCCAACGCCAACGACTCGACCAGACCCTCCGATCCCTGGGCGGCTCACGCTCCGACGCCCTCATGAAACTCGTCGAACAGCACAACCACTGA
- a CDS encoding GNAT family N-acetyltransferase, with product MTTTTLRQRFHNPAAHDNALTLTTGTWDHLRQLAPFHYRADKPATATRILALLHTHPSPADRWLARTPRPQPAAILVESLPALACNLRDHALNQRFGNTLPPAQRARLINQEIRCISRVIVHPRFRGNGLAVRLVRHALETATTPVTEALAAMGRINPFFQHAGMTPYTRPPLPCDQRLLDALEHAGFVRTDLARPARLWQDIQRRPPATQHFLIREVQRWYQQNAGRGGRRHHDTPQQLNTARTRVLVEPVYYAHINPQHAPQHPA from the coding sequence ATGACAACCACCACCCTACGCCAACGCTTCCACAACCCCGCCGCCCACGACAACGCCCTCACCCTCACCACCGGCACATGGGACCACCTCCGCCAACTCGCCCCCTTCCACTACCGCGCCGACAAACCCGCCACCGCCACACGCATCCTTGCCCTCCTCCACACACACCCCTCACCCGCCGACCGCTGGCTCGCGCGCACACCCAGGCCGCAACCCGCCGCCATCCTCGTCGAGTCCCTCCCCGCACTCGCCTGCAACCTCCGCGACCACGCCCTCAACCAACGCTTCGGCAACACCCTCCCACCCGCACAACGCGCCCGACTCATCAACCAGGAAATCCGCTGCATCAGCCGCGTCATCGTCCACCCCCGGTTCCGAGGCAACGGCCTCGCCGTCCGACTCGTCCGACACGCCCTCGAAACCGCCACCACACCCGTCACCGAAGCCCTCGCCGCCATGGGACGCATCAACCCCTTCTTCCAGCACGCCGGCATGACCCCCTACACCCGACCACCCCTCCCCTGCGACCAGCGACTCCTCGACGCCCTCGAACACGCCGGGTTCGTGCGCACCGACCTGGCACGACCCGCACGCTTATGGCAGGACATCCAACGCCGGCCGCCAGCCACACAACACTTCCTCATCCGGGAAGTCCAACGCTGGTACCAGCAGAACGCCGGACGAGGAGGACGACGACACCATGACACACCACAACAACTCAACACCGCACGCACCCGCGTCCTCGTCGAACCCGTCTACTACGCCCACATCAACCCCCAACACGCTCCACAACATCCCGCTTGA
- a CDS encoding ATP-binding cassette domain-containing protein, which produces MINPVTLDLHATVTPTTHDAPAVAHAAALFGLDADQSQPLTLVPPLQLTLRPAQLVFITGPSGTGKSTLLRELTTQLKHHDPDTRHIDLDHLPPWPDRPLAEGLPQPLPDDLNTLTHALSRAGLAEAALLLRTPAQLSVGQRFRLRLAHAIALSQHTPPDTRTLLTADEFAAPLDRTTAANLAKTLHRWSRTTHATLVIATAHDDLLEPLQPDTLVHLTPHHQAEVLTR; this is translated from the coding sequence GTGATAAACCCTGTCACCCTCGACCTCCACGCCACCGTCACCCCCACAACCCACGACGCACCCGCCGTCGCCCACGCCGCCGCCCTCTTCGGCCTCGACGCCGACCAATCCCAACCCCTCACCCTCGTCCCGCCCCTCCAGCTCACCCTCCGGCCCGCACAACTCGTCTTCATCACCGGGCCCTCAGGCACCGGAAAGTCCACACTCCTCCGCGAACTCACCACCCAACTCAAGCACCACGACCCCGACACCCGACACATCGACCTCGACCACCTCCCGCCCTGGCCCGACCGACCCCTCGCCGAAGGCCTCCCCCAACCCCTGCCCGACGACCTCAACACCCTCACCCACGCCCTCTCCCGCGCCGGACTCGCCGAGGCCGCACTCCTGCTCCGAACACCCGCGCAACTCTCCGTCGGCCAACGCTTCCGACTCCGACTCGCCCACGCCATCGCGCTCTCACAACACACACCACCCGACACCCGAACCCTCCTCACCGCCGACGAGTTCGCCGCACCCCTCGACCGAACCACCGCCGCCAACCTCGCCAAAACCCTCCACCGCTGGTCACGAACCACGCACGCCACCCTCGTCATCGCCACCGCCCACGACGACCTCCTCGAACCCCTCCAGCCCGACACCCTCGTCCACCTCACACCCCACCACCAGGCCGAGGTCCTCACACGATGA
- a CDS encoding helix-turn-helix domain-containing protein has product MAVGGSSSDVGLGELLRGYRRARGLSLSALAGRCGVTKGYLSLIENGRVGRPPSERVVSSLEEALGLTDGSLRRAAAWATTPEAIRAEVDRLRADASFSHRLARTLLAAGGKSGAGPVDLDALYRAGVLGRVTSEGAAGEDAGGAAGGRAEGGAGGDSGGAMRLLTEAMAERVPLINRVPAGYPAGFTDLGFPARVADEYVPCPGVRDRDAFAARVVGDSMEPEYREGDVVVFSPESDVVDGCDCFVRLEPDHETTFKRVFFDGEGEVRLQPLNPRYPARVLEREQVAGLYRAVWRMSRL; this is encoded by the coding sequence TTGGCTGTTGGTGGGTCGTCGTCGGATGTGGGACTGGGGGAGTTGCTGCGTGGGTATCGTCGGGCGCGTGGTTTGAGTTTGTCGGCGTTGGCGGGGCGTTGTGGTGTGACGAAGGGGTATTTGTCGCTGATTGAGAATGGTCGTGTGGGCCGTCCGCCGAGCGAGCGTGTGGTGTCGTCGCTGGAGGAGGCGTTGGGGTTGACGGACGGGTCGTTGCGTCGTGCGGCGGCGTGGGCGACGACGCCTGAGGCGATCCGTGCGGAGGTGGATCGTTTGCGTGCGGACGCGTCGTTTTCGCATCGATTGGCGCGGACGCTGCTTGCGGCGGGCGGCAAGTCGGGTGCGGGTCCGGTGGATCTGGATGCGTTGTACCGGGCGGGCGTGCTGGGACGAGTTACGTCGGAGGGTGCTGCCGGGGAGGATGCGGGGGGTGCTGCCGGGGGGAGAGCCGAGGGGGGAGCCGGGGGTGATTCCGGGGGTGCGATGCGTTTGTTGACGGAGGCGATGGCGGAGCGTGTGCCGCTGATCAATCGTGTGCCGGCGGGGTATCCGGCGGGTTTCACGGATCTTGGGTTTCCGGCGCGGGTGGCGGACGAGTATGTGCCTTGTCCGGGGGTGCGGGATCGTGACGCGTTTGCGGCGCGGGTAGTGGGTGATTCGATGGAGCCTGAGTACCGTGAGGGTGACGTGGTGGTGTTTTCGCCTGAGTCGGACGTGGTGGACGGGTGTGATTGTTTTGTGCGTCTGGAGCCGGACCACGAGACGACGTTCAAGCGTGTGTTTTTTGATGGAGAGGGTGAGGTTCGGCTGCAGCCTTTGAACCCGCGGTACCCGGCGCGGGTGTTGGAGCGTGAGCAGGTGGCGGGTTTGTACCGTGCGGTGTGGCGGATGTCGCGTTTGTGA